In Methanobacterium sp. Maddingley MBC34, the DNA window CCGTATAACTCAGCAGCCCGTCTGGTTCCAATGGCCGCTGCTTTCATATCACCCAGTATCATCTCAGCAGCTGCAGCAGTGCTACGTGTGGCCTGGGTTCGTACCCCCATCTTCTCCAGGAACATTCGGCACTGGGAGAGTGGCTGGTAATGAGAATAAACCAATTCAACATCATCTAATTCAGCATCATTATTTATGAGGAGGTTGTGATTTATGGGAAGGATTATCTCCTGTTTAATTTTCAGGATGTACTGATGAGCCAGGAGATCCAGGGTGACTCCCACCGATCCTTCTATGGAGTTTTCTATGGGCACCACTCCCCGGTCAACTTCACCAGTGTGCACTGCTTCAAATACTTCTGGTATGGTGTCGTAGGGTACCAGTTCCCCCTCCAGATGGGATGCTGCTTCTTCAGTGAAGGTTCCTGCTGGTCCGAAATATCCTATTTTCATAATTTTACCTTATCATTAAATGGTACCTAAATCCTTGCTGGTTAATAGAAAGGGTTAATATTCTAAGTTTTAGTCTTAAAAGTTTTAGTCTTAATATTATAAGATTAATCTTCATATTTTAAGATTAGTAATAAAAATTAGTTTGGTTAAGTTATTAAAATTAGTTTTAATATTATCTGTTTTATTTTTTTATTAATGATTCACCTTATTTGAATCCATCTTCAAAGTTATCAAACACACTAATTTAATACAACCCACCATCAAGGTAGTTGTTGATCCGGTCATTAGTGGACTGATGTATCCTTCTAATGACTGCTTTGCCGTTTTTTATCTCAGCCAGTGTGGCCATGACCTTTAAATCACGGAGGTGGCGGATGAATTCATCGGCTTCTTCCTGACTATCCACTTCTATCATCAGATCCTCGGCTGCTAATTCACCCTGCTCTACCTTAGCAATGGTTTCCAGCATGGGGTAGAGTATGGATTCACCCATCCGCAGGGCTCTTTCCCGGAGCTGGTCTGTGGATTCTCCTGTTTCATGGGACTGGAATCCTTCCCTGATGATCCTGCTAAACAGAAATGCCTGGGCCAGGTCAAAGGGGAAACTCAGGGCATATTCCAGTTCTGCTGCCTGGGCCTGGGATGAGGTGTACTTTAAGGGTTCAAGTTGCATCTGGGGGTCCTTCATCACCACTCCCTCCCGATCATTTTTCCCTAATTCCCTCACAATACCCAGGATCTTCTGAGGGGCATCTTCCACTGGGAACACTCCCAGAAGTCTCACTGGTTCCAATTGGTAATCTGCCAGTAGTTCCCTTTTAACCATTAATGGTAGTGGTGTGTTGGTGAGTTTTTCCCGCAGGTCGAATATGCGGAATCCCAGTTTCCCCACCTCAGGGTAGTAGTGGGAAACGTAAGGGTTTAAGGTGCCAACCATCTCACCACAGATAACCATCTGAGGATAGTCCTGGAAGAACTCATCCAGGTCCAGTATCTGGCTGGCTTTACGGCTGGTGTAGGGGCAGATGTAACCACCACGGGTGAAGGCAACTACCTTCCCATCAACCCACGCTATACGAACGTTGTATCCGTTCATTTTCTCCTCCACCGCCACTTCCCGAGGGAAGTGTTTTTCCAGTGCAGGGTGTAGCATCAGGGTCCTTCTTATCTTGGGAAACCCCCTAATAACTTCAATTTCCTCCCCTTTTATAACCATGGTCCCGGCTTCAACTGGTCCCAATCCTTTCCGGAACTGGATGGCAACCAGGCCATGTTTCTGGTATTTTTTTACCATACCCTTCTGGTAAGCTTCCTCCAGTTTCGTGGAAGGCACATCCAGGAGGCGAGAAACTTCCTCATCAGTTACCAGGGGCGGGGTGCTTTTTTCTCTCATGGAATACAGTTTAGAGTTGATTGTTTGGTTAAAGTGAATGCTCTCTCTTTATTTGAGTATAATTATTTTTGAGTAGTAATATGGTGGTTATAGTGAATATTCTCTATCTTTAGTGAGTATAATCATTTTTGAATGGGAATATTTAGTTAAAGTGAATACTCTCTATCTTTATTGAGTATGAATATTTTTGAGTTGAATATTTGGTTAACGTGAATATTTTTTCTCTTTTTAGAATATTTATTGGGGAATGTTTAAAAAAAGGTTAAAAATAGGAGGACTTCCTTAAATCCTCCTAATTATTATGGATTTCCTTAGTCTTTTTCCAGTTCCACTATCAGTTTCAGGAAGTCGGTTTTGGTGATTATTCCAGTCATTCCATCTTCATCCACCACTGGCAGTCCACTGAAGTTTTCATCCAGCAGGATCTGTGCTGCCTCGGATATGGTTGTTTCTGGAGTGATGGTTTTCACGTTCTGGATCATAACATCCTCCACCAGAAGGTTACGTATCCTGGCGGGTTTGTACTTGTCTGGAACTACTTTTCTAAAGGACATCATGGCCAGGGCTATATCTTTAGCAGTAATCATTCCCTGGAGCTCGCCATCCTCCATTACTGGGAGTCGGCTAATACCTTCATCGATGATGAGTCTCCTGGCGTGTACCAGCCTGTCCTGAAGTCCGACTGTAGTGACATTGGTCCTCATTCTGTCTTTTACTGTGATTTCAGTGAAGGGTCTGCCCTGGCAGGTGTGCAGGAAGTCAGTTTTGGTGATCATCCCTATGATCTGGTTGCCATCCATGACAGTAAGGCCTCCGATTCCATTTTCCAGCATGAGCTGGGCAGCATCTCCCAGTGTCTGGTTGCCTTCAGCAGTTAATGGTTGATGTGTCATTACTGTGGAGACATGGAAGTGGGAGGGTGCCAGATTGCCGTATTTGGATGATCCCAGACGGAGAGCTATGTCTTTCTCGGTTATGATACCTACCAGTTCTTTCTGATGGTCCTGGTTGGTGTTTATAACCGGTAACCTGGATACTTTATTTTTTTTCATTAATTTCAATGCATCATGGATGTTCTGGTCTTTGTCCACCACAACTGCATCTTTGGCCATTATATCTTTCACATGCATCTTGGATTCCCCCGGTATTTTACTGGATTCCCCGGATTATATCCGTTTTTGTGATTATTCCCACCAGTTCATTGTCACTGACCACTGGAATTCCACTAACATCTTTTTTAGCCATAATATCAGCGGCACTGGCGGCATCTTCATTTTTTTCGATTTTTATAAGGTGGTTGGTCATGAGATCTCCTGCTGTGACCATGGAAACCTCTCGAACATTTCTCTTCTCCTGACCCTCAATGTTACGCAGGAATGCTATTTTTTCCACACTCACTCCTGTTTCAGGGTCTTCCACATTGGCAAAGGATATATTGGAAGAAGTTATGATTCCCACTGGCTCATTATCTCTCACCACTATGACTTTACCAATTTTTTGATCTTCCATTACCCCGATAACATGGCCAATGCTATGGTTTTCATTGACGGTTATCACTTCACTGGTCATGAGCTGAGATACTTTCCATTTGCCCGTGTATTTCTGGCGGTAGAATTCCATGAGGTCACTTTTGGTTATGATCCCCACCACTTCATCTCCATCCACAACAGGAACAGAGCTGATGTCATTTTTGATCATGAGCTCCACTGCCTCCTGAACCTCCCGGAAGGGGGTGATGGTCAATGGGTTGGGTGTCATGACCCTACGGATGCTGATTTTATCAATGGTTCTTCTTTTCCATTTTGGTCCGTGGGACCTCATTTTTCGGGTTAAGTCTTTTTCAGTTAGGATGCCCACTGGTTTACCTTCCTGGTCAACCACCAAAATACGGCTGTAGCCGTGTTTGAGCATGAGGTTTCGGGCATGGCTTACTTGTTCGTTTTCCCCTGCTAATATTACTTCCTCGTTCATTACATCCTCGATTTTCATCATGCAACTCGCCCCTAAAAAATTTTAAAAAACCGTGTTAGGAACTCACGGCTCTTAATATATCACTTTCAGTTATTATTCCCCGTAGTTCTCCATTTTGCACTACAGGAAGTCCACCTATGCCTTTTTCTTCCATGATAACACATACATCTCCCAGATGTGCAGTGGCAGTGGCCATGATCACCTCAGATTCCATGATCTCGGTGATGGTGGTGTTGAGGATCGCCTCGGCACTGTTGGTTATCATGTGTTCAAAGGCACTGTTTTTACCTAAAAATTCCAGGATGTCGGTGGCGGTGACAATTCCCACGATCTTCTCATCCTCAGGGTGGGGTGTCTTGCGGTCTTCACCCACAACAGGGATCCTGCGAAGTTTGTTGCGGACCATTATCTTTGATGCACCTTCAATACGGGTCCCGGGGGTGGTGGTTATTACACTATTGTGCATGTAGTCTTCCACTTTTTCATCGGTGAGTACCCCTGCCATTAAGAGTACAAAGTCTCTTTCAGATACTATACCTGCTATTTTATGGTTGCTGTCCACTATTGGAAGGGCACCCACTCCTTTAGCTGTCATTTTAGTTACAGCAGTGGTTATGGAGTCCTTGGTGTTGATGGTTTCCACCTCACGGGTCATGATCATCTTCACTGACTCGTTGATGGCTGCAGGGAAGTTGTCCTGATGTTTTTCTTCCAGGATCTTGTACTTGTCCCCACCTCCTAAAAAGTCCAGAATGTCCATGGAGGTAACTATTCCCAGAAGCTTCTCACTCCCTGGATCAGTTATGGGAAGTCGTCTGAACTTGTTTTTTACCATTATTTCAGCCGCTTCTTTTATGGTGGCTGTTTGAGGTGCGGTAACCACCTTTTTCGTTGCTATGCTCATCACGTCTCCCTCATGCTGGGATTCGTGGGTTTCAAATTCCAATGAACCACGGTCCATTGATTTTACCCTGTTTATGGTTTGTCTTTTTCTCATCTATACACCTCTAATATTAGAGATAACATTGAATCCATCTTTAAGCCTTTAATTCATGCTTAAAGATAACCTTGAATTCAGATATAACCTTGAATAAATCCTTAAAGATAACCTTTAATTCATCCTTAGATTTAACCGTGAATAAAGCCTTGAATTCATATTTATAGATAGAATTATGGATAGAACGAATTCTGAATTTATCAAAAATAACAAAATTTCTTAAAAATAGTTTAGCACCCAAGTTAGGGGATTTTATAGGTAATGGTCGGGACATCATCTGATATAGGACCATAAAATATCTTCCCTTGAAACTATACCAACAAGATTGGCTTCTTTAGCTCTTCGGGGTTCTCTTTTAACGTATACTGGATTTTCAACCACGGGTATTCTCCCAATATCGTACTCCAGTATTATTTCCCCAGCCTCACGGGTTAAGGTACTGGGGGTTGCCACCACAGGGGGCGTTTTCATGACCTTCTCCACCATAATGGTACCACGTCCTTCATGGGAATCTGACTCAAATCCCATCCGGGCATGGCCTGATTTGATGATGTCCATTCTGGTGACGATTCCTATGAGTTTATTTTTCTTCATCACTGGAAGTCCGGAAAAGCCGTATTCATCCATTCGTTTCCAGACATGTGAGATCAGGTCATCGTAATTACAGGTAACCACGTTGGGAGTGATTAATCCCTGCAGGGTTTCAGAATCGGGTTTTAGTCCGTTGTAGAGAAATTTCCTTAAAATATCAGCTACAGTTATTATTCCCACCAGTTGCATGCTGTCTGCTGACTCCACTACCGGAGCATAAACAGTACCCGCTTTCATTATCTCCCTGGCAAGTTGGAGTAAATCCATATCGGGCGTGGCTATCACCCGGGGTTTTTCCATGATTCCCCTGGCATCTATGTTGGATTTGGTGGAGGATATGTTCATCATATCTCCACGGGTTATAGCACCTTCTAAGCGGTTCTCGGATACTACGAGAATGGTACGGAATCCTTCTTCACGGAAGATGGACCTTACCATGGTGGCATGTGTATCCACAGATACGGTGACAGGATCCGGGGTCATTACTTTTTCCACCGGGTTCAAACTATTCACCTTCTATATCTTCTTTACACTCCTCACAAACGTACTTTCCATCCACTTCATCCAGATAATCCAGGTAATTTCCACATACTTCACAGGTTCCAGGTACTGATTTCTCATTGTCAGAGTAATCTATCTGGTTGGTCATCTTGGCAGTTTCAATCAAGATTTCAGTGAGTTCTGGTGAAACTGTCATCACATCAGTGGAGGTTAATATACCAACAAGAACTCCATTATTCACCACTGGCAGTCTTCTTATCTTGTTTTTTGCCATGGTTCTTGCTGCTTCGTTGAGGTCGCTTCCAGGATGGATTTTTATGAGATCTTGGGTCATGACCTCGGCCACAGTTATCTGGCTGGCCTGGATATCCATGGATACAACCTTGGTTATAATGTCGCTTTCGGTAATCAGTCCTTCTGGTTCTGAATTACTCTTGATGATGAGGCTTCCAATGCCCTTCTGGCTCATTATAGCCGCAGCTTGGGCAATGTTGGTTTCGGGGTCTACAGTTATCACACTTGATGTCATGGCGTCGTGCACAGTCACTTGGGTATCCATTTCCATCTTATATACCTCCTATCTTAGGTTAAGAAGTTTATGAACCTGGGGTATGGTTAACACGTCGAGATATTCTCCTGCTTTCTCGGAAATTTCTAGTAGTTTGTGAGTTTTCCCAGCCCAAAGTTCCAGGGGACTGACCGGCTGAACAACCAGGGATATTTTACCGGTATCAGGGATTTCTTCCCTTATTCTGGCTGCTATACAGGCCACTGTGTCCGTTGTTGTGGAGGGCTGTACTACTAACTTACAGTAACTATTTATCCCCTTTTTTATTAATAGCTTTATGGATTTTATCTCCTGATCCATGAGATCATCCCAGTTGGAAACTGCCTCATGCTCCGGGAGTTTCACATCCATGGAAACATAGTCCACTAATTCTGTTAATTTGGCCAGTTCATCTGGTAGGGAACCATTAGTTTCCACCAGAGCTGGTAAAGGGTATTTTTCCAGGAAATCTTTGATAAAATCAGCGTGTATTAATGGTTCTCCCCCTGTAAATGAAACCGAGTGAAAATCAGGGGTTATGAGTTCATCAATTTTCTCGTATAATGTGTCTATGTCACATTCCTCACCATAACCAGGATCACGGCTTAAGGGAGTGTCACAGTAGTTGCAGTTAAGGTTGCACCCGGTGAACCTTACAAAGACCTGTCTTCGGCCTATAAGTTTTCCTTCACCTTGTATACTTGAGAAAATCTCTGAAATTCGTGTTTTGATTTCAAATCCCCCATTACTCTGCGGTTTTGGTGGAATAAGCACCCTGACCTATTCCTTCGTTCACGCATATTTCCACACTTTTAATATCCCCCTCATTCTGGAGTGCCTGAAATAGTTTATCTGCCAGGTACTCTGCCAAATCTTCAGCAGAGGTGGAGGGCAGTGGCAGGAGACAACAGTCTTCCCGGGGGATTTTATACTCTTTATTGGCTATGGAGAACTCTACCGGGTCTTTGCTTTTAAAATCAAGTTCCTTGCTTTCTTCAGGTATGAGGAGTTTGTGATCCAGTTCTTTGCACATTTTCCTTACCAATGCCTTGACTGTTTTAAAGTCAGCCACGAATCCAAACTGGCCACCACGTTCTCCTTCCACAATCACATCCACGTGGTAAGAGTGGCCGTGTATTCCTCCACAGAATTCATGGCAGGGGATCATGTGGGCGGATGCAAATCTCAAGTTAGCGTGTATCCCATTGATGACTATTTTCATTTAAAAACCTCCCAATAAGTTTTAATGATTTAATAAGTTTTTAATAGCTGTAAATTTAATTCCATCCAATTATTGTAAATTTAATTCCTAAAGTATTGTAAATTTAATTCCGTCCAATTAGTTTATTACACCAGATTATGAGATATGACCGAGAATAAATCCCTAAAATACTCTGGTCTTGGCAATGTCCTCTTCAATATCAGAAATTTCCATTACATACCTTGCAGAAATCTTTTTTGCGAGTTCTGTGATATCTTCACGGGTTAAAGGAGGCGTAAACTCAGTCAAACCAGTGGTTTTAACATCCTCTGGTGTTCCCTGACTGGTCAGGTTCATGGCAAAGTGGATCTTCATGCTACTAATTGAACAGGTGGCAATGGATACACTGAGTTTACCATCATCAACGTAGATATCATCACCCTTACGAAGGGATTTTATACCAAGTTCCCCTAGTAAATCCTTTACAATCATCACCAGAATCCTTTGCCGGTGGTAACAGAGTCGCATGTCTGCAGGTTGTGCGTCAAAGTGTTCGATTATGAAGTGGACCATCTCTTGTGATTTTATCTCTAATCCCACATCTTCATAATCAATTAACTCATCTGAGTGGATGTCCATGGGACCGATCCAGGTCACGATACTGGAACCCTTTATTCCCAGGGCCTGGAATGCCCACATTGGATTTATTTGACTTCCATCGTATAGCATACCAGGTTCGAGTGTTTTTTGCTTCATGATAATCCGGCCCTTATTTTGAGTTTGACTATTATTATTAGTATGGTTATAATTTTTTCAAACAGGGTTATAATAATGTTATAGAATTAGAGTTGATCATTAATGAGTCTGTCCATTAATTCAAGCCTACTTGGGGAAAACATTAAGTTCACGGTAACCTGTTTCGGAGTCAAATACTCGCTTAAATGCCATGTCTGGGCATGAAATACAGATTTCAACAGTAGTGTGGACTGGACAACCAGTCATCAGGTGCCCTCCCATGACATTGCCCTGGCTATCAGCCACTGCCAGGTGCAGGTGAATCCCGTTGGTGGCTATGGTCCCTGTGGCAGAAACGATCTCCAATGGCCCCTTAATAGTCTTTTTATTCCCATTAGCCGTCCTTAAAACTGCCTCATCCAGACTACCCACCAAGCACAGAATTACACCCGATTTTAACCCATATTTATCCCTTATTTCTTCCAGTGACTTCTTGAGGTCCTGGCCTGGCACCAATCTTTTTACTATCATATTTAATAATATGCCCTGCATTAAATTAATTCATGCGAGCCCGAGTCCGAGACTTTATCTACACCAAGGATGATCTTTTCTTGGCCACCACCACTTACCTGCACCCCCATGACAGAATACAATCGTTTCTACGTTACATTCCGGATCCAAAGGGGGAAAGATCCCTTAATGACTCCCGGTACACCAAAGTAGACTCCCAGCAGGCTTATGATTTTTTAAATGAACATTATCCTGATTATCTTTTTGACTGCGGAGTTACACAGGTTAAAATGATGGGTGCACCCATCAAAAGAGTAGAAAAGATACTGAGTCCAGTTGATCGCCTTGAAGAGATAATGAAACAACCTTCACCCAATGAACTTCTATCAAAAGTGATTAAAGTTGCAGATATCTTCAGGGAAGAGGCTGATATCAATCAAAGCCATCTGGGCATCTCTGGATCCATATTACCCAATTTATACGACCCCCTGGTTTCAGATATCGATTTCGTTGTTTACGGTCTTAAAAACCACCAAAAGGCAATGGAAACCTTTGAATCCATGAAAAATGATGCTAAAAGTCCCCTTAAATCTATCAAGGATGGTTACTGGGCTAAGCTCTATGCAAAGAGGATCAAAGATTCTACCTTAAGTTACGATGAGTTCAGGTGGTATGAGGATCGTAAGAATAATAGAGGAGTGGTAGACGGGACCCTCTTCGACATTCTGGCCACCAGAGAATGGGATGAAATCACCGGAACCTTTGGTGATGAAACTTACCAACCCTGCGGAACCATTGAAATCGAGGCAACGGTTTCTGATGCTCTGGCAGCATTTGACAACCCCGCAGTTTACCAGGTGGAAGACGTTAAGATACTGGACGGTCCTGATGTCTATTTAAAGGAGGTGGCATCCTACACCCACACCTATTCTGGTCAGGCCCGAGAAGGTGAACGGATAGTTGCCCGGGGTAAATTGGAAAAGGTCATTGGTAAAAAAACCTATTATCGTCTCATCGTAGGGACAACCAGAGAATCATTTGGTGAGTACGTTAAATTAAAGGATTTGAAATTAAACTCGTAGTATCATGAAAAATTAAAAAAGTCTAAAAAAAGATTTGGAATGATTTAAATGGATGAAACAGTACATATTGGACTTATAGGCTTTGGAACCATCGGAAGTGGCGTTGTAGCCACTTTAAACCAAAACATCCAATTATTAGAAAGTAAAGTTAATAAAAAGGTTAATCTCAAACGTATAGTGGATCTGGACATAACCACCGACCGTGGAGTGGAAGTCAACCCAGGAGTACTCTCCACCAATGTGGATGATATTCTGGAAGATGAGGAGATCGATATTGTTATTGAACTGGTTGGTGGCTACCAGCCCGCTCTGAATTTCATTTTAAAGGCCATGGAAAATGGTAAACACGTGGTAACCGCTAACAAAGCACTTTTAGCCAAGCACTGGCAGGAAATTATGGAAAGCGCCCAGAATAATGGTGTTCGAATCTCATTTGAGGCCAGTGTCGGCGGAGGTATTCCATTACTGGCACCACTCAATGATGGGCTGGCAGCCAATAACATAGAAACCATTTACGGCATAATAAACGGAACTGCCAATTACATACTTACCAAAATGGATGCAGAAGGTCTTGATTTTGATACAGTTCTAAAAGAAGCCCAGGAGATGGGTTACGCTGAAGCAGATCCCACTTTCGACATTGAAGGACATGACACTGCTCAGAAGCTCATAATACTTGGGATACTGGGCTTTGGAATTTACGTTGAACAGGAGAAGTTCCATGTGGAGGGTATAACCAGGATCACCCCTGATGATATCCGTTTTGCCAGGGAAGAACTGGAAAGTGTGATTAAACTACTGGCCATTGCCCAGATAGTAGATGGTGAGCTGGAGATGAGGGTGCATCCCACTCTGGTCCCTGAAACCCATTTATTGGCATCAGTTAATGATGTCTTTAACGCGGTGTACCTGGTGGGTGATGTGGTGGGCCCAGTGCTCATGTACGGGGCAGGTGCAGGTATGATGCCCACTGCCAGTGCAGTGGTGGCAGATTGCATCGATATAATACAGGATATGGAAAGACCAGTGGCTTACGGGCCAAAAGAAACCAGGGTAGAAAGGATTAAGGATATTTCAGATGTCGAGTCCAAATATTACCTGAGAATAACTGCACTGGATGAACCAGGAGTCTTACACTCCATATCTGGTGTTCTGAGTGATCTGGATATAAGTATTGAATCGGTGAGTCAGAGGAAAGCAGATGAAGGGGAAGCTGTGCCTATATTCATGGTAACCCACCGTGCCCTGGAGAAAAATGTGCAGGAAGCCCTGAAACTCATTGAACAAATGGATTTTGTGAAGGAAAAAACTGTTCTTATCAGGTTACTGTAGATACTTAATTAAACATCTAAGATCGCCAAATAAAGAATAAAGATGGATTTAGAATAAAGAATGATTCTATTGGGATAGTTTCTATTCAATAAATTGGGATAGTTTCCATTCGATGGTTTAACCCTTATACCATGAGTATAAGGGGATTTTTTAATTTTTATAGTATTTTTATAGTTATGTTTTTAATTTAAATGGTAATTGGTTTTGTATTTTTTTAGAAGCGTGCAACGAATAAAAATAGAAATTAAAAATAAATTGATTTAAGAACTAAAATATCATGACCGAATCATGGTCAGGATCATTTTGTATTGCTCCAGGGCATGGAGGGCATGTGGTTCGTCCGCCGGCATAATGATCATGTCCCCCCTCTGGAGAGTGTTCTTTTTACCGGAAATAGTTATTTCTGCCTTCCCATCAATTATCTGGACCATTGCATCGAATGGTGCGGTGTGTTCGCTTAATCCCTCTCCTTTATCAAAGGCAAATATGGTGACGGTTCCAGTTTCTTTGCGAATTATCTCCCGACTTACAACTGCCCCTTCCTGATAATCAAGCAAATCTTCCACATTAATAACCACAGATTTCAGTTCATCATTCATTTTACATGCACCTTCCATTTTAGTTTTTAGAGTATTAGCTTTAAACCATATAAATGTCGAATAGGCTTTAGCTTCATTGAATAGACTTTAACCCATTGAAAATAATATTCAGAGTTCACATGAGGATTTAACCTTCTTCCATGAATTCAATTAACTGTTGCATGTAACCGAAGAAGTTTAAAAGGGAATCTATGTAATCCCTGGCATCATCCACATCGTTTACATCAT includes these proteins:
- a CDS encoding homoserine dehydrogenase (PFAM: Homoserine dehydrogenase, NAD binding domain; Homoserine dehydrogenase; ACT domain); this translates as MDETVHIGLIGFGTIGSGVVATLNQNIQLLESKVNKKVNLKRIVDLDITTDRGVEVNPGVLSTNVDDILEDEEIDIVIELVGGYQPALNFILKAMENGKHVVTANKALLAKHWQEIMESAQNNGVRISFEASVGGGIPLLAPLNDGLAANNIETIYGIINGTANYILTKMDAEGLDFDTVLKEAQEMGYAEADPTFDIEGHDTAQKLIILGILGFGIYVEQEKFHVEGITRITPDDIRFAREELESVIKLLAIAQIVDGELEMRVHPTLVPETHLLASVNDVFNAVYLVGDVVGPVLMYGAGAGMMPTASAVVADCIDIIQDMERPVAYGPKETRVERIKDISDVESKYYLRITALDEPGVLHSISGVLSDLDISIESVSQRKADEGEAVPIFMVTHRALEKNVQEALKLIEQMDFVKEKTVLIRLL
- a CDS encoding cupin domain-containing protein (PFAM: Cupin domain), which produces MNDELKSVVINVEDLLDYQEGAVVSREIIRKETGTVTIFAFDKGEGLSEHTAPFDAMVQIIDGKAEITISGKKNTLQRGDMIIMPADEPHALHALEQYKMILTMIRS